One Glycine max cultivar Williams 82 chromosome 1, Glycine_max_v4.0, whole genome shotgun sequence genomic window, aaataacttcaaatatattttcataggTGAAATAGGAATGTGACACTAAGCATAATATTCTGGTCCAATGAATCACATGAATAAAGAGATGGAATTTaacaagagaaagagaaacaagtAATTCTCAACGATAAGTCATGCTCCAAGTGCTGCTTACCATGCTTCATGGTTAAAGATGGGTCATGCTCCTGTAGAGCACTAATAACTTTAGCTGGTATTCCTGCTGCAATGCTTTAAAACAgagtaaataaaacaataaaagaaaacatcacattttattacaaaaaagaATCAAGGTAGAAACTGCAAGTACTAAACATTGTGCAAAAGATATATTCATTAGTACCAGTGGGGAGGGACATCTTTTAACACCAGGGAACCCGCAGCTATCATGGCACCTTCACCAATCTTTATATTCCCAAGTATAGTTGCACTAGCTTCAATTAGTGCCCCTTCACCTACTTTGGGATGACGATCACCTATTTCCTTCCCCGTGCCTCCTAATGTTACGCCCTGCCAAAATCAAATGTATCATGCAAAGAGCATAATGAATGTCCGTGTTAATAAAATAGCATTgtttaaaatatagttttaatttaaaatattaataataagtattatAAAACAATTTCTCATATACTTTCTCCTCTTAGAAATATAGAAAATAGAATCAGAGTCGAAAAAGAGAATCAAATTAGCTTTCAAAAACTGTTTCCAGTATTGTTGTATCAGTGGAACGTTGTACAGAGAACATAAAAAAGCTCTTAGGTATTTGTTGTCAGTTTATTGTGTAGAAAAATGTTGAGAAGATATATATTAGTAGTAATTCATAAATCTTTTCCTCTTATGCAAGATCCaatttgttaaaatgaaatcatatAGGAAATAATAAATAGCTAATTATTTGAGATGATTAAAGTTTGTAAAAGAGCTAACAAAAATAATCATAGAAGAAATTAATGAAGAATCACAACTCACATGCATCAGTGAAACTCTGTTTCCAACAATAGCAGTTTCACCAATAACCACACCTGTCCCATGATCTAATAAAATCCCCTCCCCAATTTTCGCAGCTATATAAAAGCCATAAAACCACAaagttcaataataataataataataaaaaaaccaaagagTTTTCAATATCTTCAACAGAGAGGCAAACATCCTCAAGACAAAACTCAAGTTATCAGTTGtcttactataaataaaaaggaaatcaaTTATCTAAGTGTCATCAAGAGTTGAAGACTGAACTCTCGAGAATACCTTCTGCTTTATCAATCTGTATTTCcgtattcaaaaaaataagttggCTGGCACAACATGAATCTATTGCTACAATATATTGCTTCTCAGTTTGCTTTCCTAGAACAAAATTATCCCATACATGCAAATTATGTCAACTtgtgtattttttatacaattgcAAGCAAAGATGAAACCAACATACCTGGATGAATGTCCACTCCAAAAACCTGCGTGGTAAAAAATAAGGGCTTGGATTATCACGACAGAAAAATGAAACTATTTATGAGACTCATTAAGGTAAACCAAGTAGAAAACTACCTCACTAACACGGCTTTGCAAAGCCAGGGCCAAGACTTTGCGTCCCTGGTGCCACAATGCATGAGCTACCCGATGTACTTGCAGAGCATGATAACCCTGTGGACGCAGCACATCATCATTAAACGTCAAAAAGAGTCCTATAATACAAATTAAGGCGGGAgactaattaaaaacaaagtggcaattttataattacgagaagaagaagaaaatagaaaacgTTTTTCGAAGTCAGCCAAACCTTACTATCACAGAAACGTATGCATTCATAATCATGATTTCCGAGGAGACTAACATATCAATTAAACCCCATCTCCTAACGTTTAACTTGttgaattataaaaatcataataacgCTTAATCACAGAAATAGTGCACTAGGACTTATTCCATGTGTAAGGACTGAAAACTGGAAGAGAAACACAGAAACTTACCTTCGTATACAAAAGCGCGGAGCAATACGACAAACAAGCAGGGTCACGATCTTTTAATGCCTGTTCAGAAAACGGCACCaacgtaaaaaaaatcaaataacacaattacgatattgaaaaactaaaaatgtaattaagtttaaatgaaataaaaaagaccTAATTGGTAATTTGTGAAATCAGACAAAGTAAGAATAGAATTAAGCTAAAATGAGAATGACCTGAACATCGAGGCGAATGGATCGCTGGATAGCTTTGTCATGCAAAATGACAAGACAGAAGATATCCATAAGCTGAGTGGCCAAGAGAGTAGGGTTTTGGAGACGGTTGGCCACCACAAACGCCAATGCTTGCTCCAAGCAATCATGCGCCAAAATACTAGCGTACAAGAAGCTACTCAGAATCGGCTCCTTCTCCGCCTGCACACAACACCATCAATCAGTAATAACAATTAACAATCCTCAATTAAAACAGA contains:
- the LOC100796461 gene encoding serine acetyltransferase 2 isoform X2 — translated: MACLSRHHHHHRSWLTSPDDMLQRCPLSAHHHRLRDDDAEPIYLPSLSSAYRIFPVYAMGAPDPIWKAVRDEAKLEAEKEPILSSFLYASILAHDCLEQALAFVVANRLQNPTLLATQLMDIFCLVILHDKAIQRSIRLDVQALKDRDPACLSYCSALLYTKGYHALQVHRVAHALWHQGRKVLALALQSRVSEVFGVDIHPAAKIGEGILLDHGTGVVIGETAIVGNRVSLMHGVTLGGTGKEIGDRHPKVGEGALIEASATILGNIKIGEGAMIAAGSLVLKDVPPHCIAAGIPAKVISALQEHDPSLTMKHDASKDLFTHVATNFIDEKPNGAQNPDRNEVNN
- the LOC100796461 gene encoding serine acetyltransferase 2 isoform X1, producing the protein MACLSRHHHHHRSWLTSPDDMLQRCPLSAHHHRLRDDDAEPIYLPSLSSAYRIFPVYAMGAPDPIWKAVRDEAKLEAEKEPILSSFLYASILAHDCLEQALAFVVANRLQNPTLLATQLMDIFCLVILHDKAIQRSIRLDVQALKDRDPACLSYCSALLYTKGYHALQVHRVAHALWHQGRKVLALALQSRVSEVFGVDIHPGKQTEKQYIVAIDSCCASQLIFLNTEIQIDKAEAAKIGEGILLDHGTGVVIGETAIVGNRVSLMHGVTLGGTGKEIGDRHPKVGEGALIEASATILGNIKIGEGAMIAAGSLVLKDVPPHCIAAGIPAKVISALQEHDPSLTMKHDASKDLFTHVATNFIDEKPNGAQNPDRNEVNN